The window CCGATATCGACCCGGCCGCCTTGCCGCGTATGGCGGAGCGCGTTGTCCAGCAAATTCTGGATCACCGAGGTGAGCATCGCCGCTTCGCCCTTGACCGCTGCCGGCTCGATGATCTCGAACCCGAGGTCGACGCCGCGGTCTGACGCGGTGGCTATGAAATCCGCGACCACCTCTTTGGCGCAGCGATCAAGCGAGGTGACGGGAGCCTCCGGCATGCGGTCCATGTCGGACCGCGCCAGCGCGAGCAATTGCTCCAGCAGGTGCGCGGTTCTGCGGGCGCCGCTTTTGAGCGCGGTCAGCCTGTCACGGCTGTCCGGCGGCAGTTCGGTCTGACTGAGGTTTTCGGCCTGCAGGCTGATCGCGGTGATCGGGGTACGAAGTTCGTGCGCGGCGTCGGCAACGAAACGCCGCTGCTGCTCCATCATCGCATGGATTCGTTCGAGCAGCCGGTTGATCGAGGCAATGAACGGATGCAGTTCGAGGGGAGTGCCTTCAAGCGACAGCTTTCCGAGATCGTCCGAGCGCCGGGCGTCCAGCTGCCCCGCGAGTTTTATCATCGGGCGCAGCGATTGCCACACCACGATGGCGATCACCAGCATCAGGCAGGGCGCCAGCGCCAAGAAGGGCAGGATGGTATGAAAGGCACTGTCGCGGGCGATCTCGTCACGGATCGCGGTAGTCTGGCCGATGACAAACCGGCTGCCGTCCGGCCGCGTCCGCAGCAGGATCCGCCACGGCTGGTTGTCCCGGGAGACGATGTGCAGGCCGTCTTTAAGGGTCCAGAGCGAGCGCGCGTCGGTC is drawn from Bradyrhizobium lablabi and contains these coding sequences:
- a CDS encoding sensor histidine kinase; the encoded protein is MTYSLRGRLFIGLALLIVSTGLGAGLVGFRWAFDEAIETQDTILHQIGAIALNTRLPSDAPINAGVDAEARVFVEELGDRPSGSTDARSLWTLKDGLHIVSRDNQPWRILLRTRPDGSRFVIGQTTAIRDEIARDSAFHTILPFLALAPCLMLVIAIVVWQSLRPMIKLAGQLDARRSDDLGKLSLEGTPLELHPFIASINRLLERIHAMMEQQRRFVADAAHELRTPITAISLQAENLSQTELPPDSRDRLTALKSGARRTAHLLEQLLALARSDMDRMPEAPVTSLDRCAKEVVADFIATASDRGVDLGFEIIEPAAVKGEAAMLTSVIQNLLDNALRHTRQGGRVDIGVYREGAKVILQIDDTGPGIPPCDLERVFEPFVRGSRPTEEGTGLGLSIVKRIVERLNGSVTLENVPKSGLRATVSFPLVEQGS